The Pagrus major chromosome 5, Pma_NU_1.0 genomic sequence GTTTAGAATTATCATATATAGTGGAATTAGCATCAACAACATGTGACCTATGAGGGTTTTTTTACCTCTGGAGTGAGGACATTGAGGTGGCAGACGACGGCTGGAACTGACATGATGTGGATGAGGAATGATCTTAGCAGGTTGTCGGAGAAGTGGGCAGCAATGACTGGCCTGAAATATATTAGATTTTTGTTAAAAGATGGGCCTGCAGATAAAACCACATGAAGACAAAGCAAACTGGAGATAAAGGCATCTGAATTACCAGCTTCCACCTCACCTTAATGACAAAGTGAAGACAGCAGTCAGAGTGCCTTTGGAGAGAGACGGTTTAGAGCGAGCCAAGCCATTTGTCAGCAAGATCTAAATAAATGAGTTAAGATAACAAACAATGTGCATTTCCGTTATACGTTTgcactgaagaagaaaataggCGAGACACAGGACTTCATTGAATCTtgacaaaattgaaaaaagtaTCGGATGTAATACTGAACCTGCAGCATTGAATAGAATCCCTTTTGATTGAGATGGCCCATGATGTTTTCACAAATCCTTGTCAAAGCAGGTCTGAGAGCTTCTCCTTTAATAATGAGGGggaaaatattgtgttttgacTTTTGCAGAGAGCATGTCCTACAATAACAAAAGATATGTTTATCATACTGCTTGACTTCAGACTTACCCTTCCCTCTGACTATCCGCCAGGTTGAAGTGTCTGTGAATGTCACCAGCATGGTGAGGTACAGCGTTACCAGTTTATTGTCCTGAAGTATGTCAGGCTGCAAATCACAAAACAGACAGTGATGTGTACAATTCAAGTCATAAATTAATGCCAACATGGCATTTTCTTCTGCTTCAAATTAAAACCAACCTTTAAACATTTCAGTCGCTGACAGCAGACCCACAGCACATCTTTTATCTGTTTGAGCCAGGGAATGGTGAGGTCTTTGGAGAGAGCTAAGGACACATACCAAACCTGAGAGACAAACATGAGATCAgttactgataaaataaataaaaatcactttatataaaaaatgtttggtGTTTTCAAGGTATAAACATATGCACACTAACTTTAGGTTCATTTTCAACCTCCATGCTGGCAAGGATAGCACGACAGAGCTTTTCGAACCGCTGCGTGATGAACAAAATTACAGTCGGTTGAGTCTTTCAAAAGCCTAATGAGTATTATTATGAAAGTGAATTGATTTTTTACTACTTGTGAACTCACCATCTTATCCTCTTGCTGGTATATAAACAGCAATTTCCGGGCAATTTTGAAAATCGACAGTGCATTTCTTTTTGACGTCCCAGTTTCAGCAgcttgaaaataatcatcaacCTCTTTTCTGGTGAGACACAGAATGAAAATACGTGAACATGAACCTGTTTTATGATGTTCAAGGCAAAGATACTGAACTCAGAGCTCTTTAAACTACAAGTGGCTAATAAATCTGCAGTGAACACAATCTGAGGGATACCTTATTTGCTTCTGGAGTCTGCAGCGACAGAGAAACCTCCTGATCAGGGCTTGGATGTGGGTTGCTGCCTTCTCCTTGTCCTTCTGTCCTCGCCTCTCCTCCCTGGCCTGCCTGGCTTTGTCCAGGAAGTCGGACTTGGAGCTTTGAGGAACAGTAAACATTGTGCAGCCTGGAAAAGAAGAATTTCACCCGGCTGTGTTTTGAAACTACACACTGACCATCCGCGGTGATATCTACAGAGCAGACACGAACACCATCCCCAGTGACTGCCCCATCATCACATTGTTTTTGAGTGAGCATAATAGTGCACTTACCTGCGCTAGTCCTCAAAATGAAGGTTTTAGTCTGGCCTCCAGGCTCACCTGGCGCTATACTTCCTCGGTCATCTGGTTGTCCTTGAAGTCCAAGCGGAAGGAAagccaaacaaaaaatgaagaCTAACTTGCCATCTCTGTGTACAGCAGCGGGCGATACAGTAAAGATGGAGCTGGGATAGTTAGCACACAGGGCTAGTTCGCCGCTTGTCGGCTCGATACGGTCTCAGTGAGAATCTTTTCGCGTTCATTTAGCGATATTTGTCATCGTTGCGAGGTTAGGTTTGATCTAGTGTCGATGACAACCTCAAAAACACACGGAACATACCGTTTCGAAATGTAAACAATGAGAGGAGATCCGTACGTTGACTGCAGCCATTAATCCCCCCCCCTGTGTCGCATTAAATGATTCCGGGTTGGGTTTGTCTACATATATAAATCATTAAAGGAGGATATCCGCCGATAAAAGCTCTGAGATGTAAGAAACTACCTTTCGTTCGTGTCGCTAGAGCAGCAACTTTATTTCTGATGGCGGATAACGCCGCCGTCCGGTGTGTAGGGTGGGTGGCGCGGGGACTGTTTTCACTGTTACACCTCCGACAGCGGAAATGTGCAGGCTAAAGCTAGCGCAATTAAAACTATATTATTCAACGTGAAAACTTAAAGTGAGCGTCTGCATTGTCACTTAACTCTCCTTTGAGCGCATCTTGAACACTCTCCAACTCTTGTTTAacgtaaaacaaaaacaacgcTAACGTTAGCGGTCCCTTTAAACCGAGCACTGGGACGTTGACGTCATTTTTTTATAACTGCGCAGTGCTGGACCGGAAGGAAGTGGGTGTTAGCTGACTGACGTTAGCAAGCAACAATTAATAAGTCGGTTGCGGCTTCTATGGTAAATattctcatttttttaatcaaacttcGTGTACAAACACGCTCCTTGCGTTATGTAGAGAAAGTTTAACGATGAATGTCAGAGCGTGTGTATCTCGTGTCAGATTTGTACTCATATAGGTAACTTTAGTTAAAGCTAActaaccagctagctagctCATTAGCCGCTCTGGCTAAAATCAAATTACTCCTGACTTTAGCCGCTGGATTGATGGATGCGGTTTGGTGTTTAGCTACTTTATAAAACAGAAGACGGGTGTGGACTGTCGTACATGTAATAGCGTTTAAGATTAGCGTTTTGAGAAAGGATAGCAGCCGTATAGCAAAAGTCGGTAGTCCTGTCTGAATGGTCTCTGCCTTGTTCCAGCTTTTTCACAGCCTTGTCATGGCAGTCTGAACTTGATAATACTGAATTTCTCCTTAATTTGTACCATCAGTATGAAAGACCCCAGGACATGGagtgattttatgttttttaaattgtcatATCCTGAACAGACGTCTATGACTAcatgaataacatttttattatagCTTTATACACAGTGTGTAATCATgtagttaaacattttttccagAAAACCAATCATTTTAATAAGACAGTCGCCTCAGCTGTTATTACAGATTCAAatgagaaaattaaataaaatagatGAGATGTTACCGTGGTGGAAGTTCTTATTTagaagtgaacaaataaaagATTAATCACAAAGGTCGTCTTTGTGTAATTTTAATAAAGTGGTataataaaagtgaaagtaaacaGAGTCAGCTAATTTCAGCTGATAGGCCAGGTCATAATTCACAGTGCTTAAAGGTGTAATAAAACGTGAGGTCATGGTCGATATgtgaaataaatgcaaatgataAATTTTGCTATTACGATCACATGTTTTTAACTTTGCAGGGTAAATGATTAAAGTGATATTCTACACTTTTTCTTATAGTCAACAAATCTCATCAGAATAACAGCAATTAACTCATCTTAGTAACTAAAAGCCTGTCAGAGCTTATTTGTCTGAGTCTCCATCACTGTGAAAATGGACACTGTGATTCATGCTGACTCAGTCTGACATATACTGTCCCCCTCCCATCAACacttgcacctttttaaaagtgaaattttATATCAGAAGCccagttaaaaaataatttctcaTATAGTTACAACAAATGGGCTTTAGACTTACACATGAATTTAGGGAAGTCAGAAAAAACTGAGAATAACACCAACCTAATCCTTAAAATGTTACTGGATTTATCACATTAATCCAGTTACATACCAGCCCTGACTCAGGTTTCACTTTATATTTCATTATGTTCTGTTCCAGGAAGATATGTCAGGAGAGAGTGTGGTGAGCTCGGCAGTGCCGGCAGCTACAACCCGGACTACATCCTTCAAGGGCTCCAGCCCCAGCTCTAAGTATGTGAAGTTAAATGTGGGTGGAGCACTGTACTACACTACAATGCAAACATTAACCAAACAGGACACGATGCTCAAAGCCATGTTCAGTGGCAGGATGGAGGTCCTCACAGACAGTGAAGGTGAGCTGTTGGTGGACATATTTAAATTATATGCAGTGCACTGGATAGGATCCTTTACTAACTTATGTTTCACGGTTTTAAATCTTTAGGTTGGATCTTGATTGATCGCTGCGGGAAACATTTTGGAACAATCCTTAACTACCTTAGAGATGGGGCTGTGCCGCTCCCAGACAGCCGACGGGAGACTGAGGAACTGCTCGCTGAGGCCAAGTATTACCTTGTCCAAGGCCTAGCTGATGAATGTACAGCTGCCTTGCAGGTACCATTACCAAAAAGGGCTGTCAGTTATAGACAGAGCAATGTATCAATACTTAATCTGTCATCATGTCGTTGGAATATTTGTTAAAGTAACGCCACAGAACTATTACTTTGTAATGTTTCTTTGGAATAATTTCTGACAATTCTTCACCTTTCAAAAGTTGAGTTTTTAATTATCAAGTTTAAATTAAGATTTTGATATTAACTTAATTTCAGTGGACTGCACTGTACCGAATATCCcaccaatattttttttttaaaactactaTGGTggaaaatcattttaaactaaTGTCATCAATTCTTGGTGACAGTAACTAAAACAAAGATCCTTAGtagggcttttcacactgcatattCTTAGCCCAGAGTTATCTTTAGCTTTCTTAGGTGAAATGTTAGTTGACGCTTACATTCTTGAATGATGCATGACTGTTCTGTTTACTTAAGCCCCCATTCACACCACTACCTTTTAGCCCCAATTTTAATGGCATATTATTCTTAATTGTTCTAAAGTAGAGCCAGCAGCATTGTTAAAGAGCTTTCTCAGCCTGGGGCTCTATGCTTGCAGCTCTGGGTGGAGTACAGTGTGAAAAGCACATTTGTATTGTGGGGGTTGCTAATCCTTCACCATCTGTGCCACTCTGTTCCAGCAGGTGGAGTCCATCCTCTTGAATGTTGCAGTTTAGCAGGCAGAactttttaatggaaaaaaaacaacattttttctttattttctctccagAACAAAGAAACTTATGAACCCCTTTGTAAAGTGcctctgatgacatcatctaaGGAAGAGCAGAAGCTTATTGCAACGTCTAATAAGGtaggttatgtttttttttttacataatgtgcTGAATGTGCAGTGTTGAATAGCAAGAGAAATTTcttattaatgtttttcttttaaaatgcaaacCTCTTTGTCTTCACAGCCTACTGTCAAACTGCTGTATAACAGAAGCAACAACAAGTATTCATATACCAGGTGAGTCCTCTTCAACTGATATGAGGCGATAGCATGTTTAATAAAAGAAGGATGGAACAAGTTGTTTTGATAAATGCCGGTCCTGTAACTCTCTCTTCCCCACCAGCAATTCTGATGACAACATGCTGAAAAATATTGAGCTGTTTGACAAGCTGTCATTGCGGTTCAACGGTCGGGTACTCTTCATCAAAGATGTGATCGGGGATGAGATCTGTTGTTGGTCATTTTATGGCCAAGGACGCAAGATTGCTGAAGTGTGCTGCACCTCCATTGTTTATGCTACAGAGAAGAAGCAGACAAAGGTAGATTTGTGTTTGTAATATCCCCACTCTGAAGAGTTCTTTGCTGTTTTGTGATCATAGAGCTACGGTATGTtgtttaaatatctttgttAATCTCTTGTGTAACACTCTACTTGTCTCCCAGGTTGAGTTCCCCGAAGCTCGAATCTATGAGGAGACCCTCAACATCCTCCTGTATGAGTCCCATGATGGGAGGGGTCCCGACAATGCCCTGCTGGAGGCCACAGGGGGCGCTGCAGGGCGATCTCATCATctggatgaggatgaggagcgAGAACGAATTGAGCGAGTTCGTAGGATTCATATCAAGCGACCTGATGACCGcacacaccaccaccagtgaCCTTTTCTCCCTCGACCCGTCGGCCTGTGTCTCTGACCCTGGACAATCTTTGCACCACGCTTGTGCCTTACATCACCCAACgcctctctgtctcacttttACTCTTTATTTTACCAGCTTTTTTCTCCAGGAGACTACTATGAGATGAGTGTCATGCAACAGTGTGTAGTGGTGAAGTgatttttgagtgtttgtttgtgtccactTGTTGTCTTTGTCGTGTGGTCTGAGAGGCTGTAgtgttttgttctctgtttgttaGTCATGATGACTTCTATCACTTTTTTCTGCTAGCGTGCAGAATACCTTAGACGTGTTTGATAGCATTTATCACTGCAGGTGACCAGTTTTACCTGCGTGTGTGAATAAAAAGAATATAGTATTGTTGGTATAAATCTTGTGATTTGAGGTCCTAACATTAAATTCAGGAGAACAAGAATTGTATCATGAAAGCAGCTAAAAAATCGATGTACATAATTTTTGCTTCTCCTTAACACGGTTCTGACGGGTCCACTCTAAGGTCATCAGTGGATTACCTAGATGTTGTACACCATGTAGCCACATGGTGGCAATGTTTTTCTCTTAGAATATGTTACCAAGGTTACTCTGTGGCCTGCAGGTAATGGCaattaaacctttttttaagatttaataATTTTTGATACACTTAAGATATCACAGTTGGGTGCAACATTTCACTGTAGTGCTTCTGTCATATTTAGTTTTAACATTTATGCATTTTCCCTTCACTCCACTAAATGTTCATTATTTTCAGTGGAGGGAACTTGAGATGTGACCTGAGGTGTTAAATGTACCGGGGTGATTGAATGATGGATGCTGAGGTTGAAGTGAATGACTGTAACCAGAGATCTCCCTGGCAGGGAGGGAATCCTGTCTACAAGCTTTTAACAGGGAGAGAAATTAGACCTATCCTTCATCGCCGCATTCATCAGAGAATGTAGTGTTTGCACACGATGGGTTTGAGTTGAAATATGTCTAACAATCACAGTACTTGTAGGTCTGTTGTACAGAAGTCaacatatatgtatgttttatatttatacatactTTATCACAAATAAATTTCTACAAACATTCTTTGGTTCTGTTTTTAATGCGCTCATTCTCACCAGTGAACATAGA encodes the following:
- the kctd10 gene encoding BTB/POZ domain-containing adapter for CUL3-mediated RhoA degradation protein 3 produces the protein MEDMSGESVVSSAVPAATTRTTSFKGSSPSSKYVKLNVGGALYYTTMQTLTKQDTMLKAMFSGRMEVLTDSEGWILIDRCGKHFGTILNYLRDGAVPLPDSRRETEELLAEAKYYLVQGLADECTAALQNKETYEPLCKVPLMTSSKEEQKLIATSNKPTVKLLYNRSNNKYSYTSNSDDNMLKNIELFDKLSLRFNGRVLFIKDVIGDEICCWSFYGQGRKIAEVCCTSIVYATEKKQTKVEFPEARIYEETLNILLYESHDGRGPDNALLEATGGAAGRSHHLDEDEERERIERVRRIHIKRPDDRTHHHQ